The Carassius auratus strain Wakin chromosome 40, ASM336829v1, whole genome shotgun sequence genome has a segment encoding these proteins:
- the neu4 gene encoding sialidase-4 isoform X1 — MHFHTHPHSHTSAYLPLFSFRCTSVSCLFAAMGSQYFPARSVLFQKKSSGVTYRVPALIYIPQSSCFLAFCEERLTPADAQAHLLVMRKGTFYKNYVEWKDMEVLSTARLEGYRSMNPCPVYDEFTGTVFLFFIAVLGHTSESYQLITGKNVTRLCYVSSSDQGDTWSSVTDLTRILIGDTIKEWATFAVGPGHGTQLKSGRLIIPAYAYHIDCRNCFGRKCKTSSHSFCFYSDTHGKAWHFGEALSTPESVECQMVSVDEENGVNFLYCNARSVSGCRVQAVSFDNGAVFHNGQLVYKLVEPKNGCHGSVIGFPAPIYELGKSQHFLRQLRSIYTPLGVSISPSNFLPPTWVVYTHPTCSKARRDLGVYLSLLPRDPDSWSGPWIIYAGPSAYSDLAYVDTFTDAPAVPVFACLFENGKKTAYDEISFCIFTMYELIDHLPHINQNKRGPRKMKGLSECCFVC; from the exons ATGCACTTTCACACACACCCTCACTCTCACACATCCGCGTATCTACCACTCTTCTCATTTCGCTGCACTAGTGTGTCCTGCCTGTTTGCT gCTATGGGGTCTCAATACTTTCCAGCACGATCAGTGCTTTTCCAAAAGAAGTCGAGTGGAGTTACGTACCGTGTGCCTGCTTTGATCTACATACCTCAGTCCAGCTGTTTCTTGGCCTTCTGTGAGGAAAGACTGACTCCGGCAGATGCTCAAGCACATCTGCTGGTCATGCGCAAAGGCACTTTTTATAAAAACTATGTGGAA TGGAAGGACATGGAGGTGTTGAGTACAGCTCGACTGGAGGGCTACCGCTCAATGAACCCTTGCCCTGTTTATGATGAGTTTACTGGCACAGTCTTCTTGTTTTTCATTGCTGTTCTGGGTCACACCTCAGAGTCTTACCAGTTAATTACTGGAAAGAATGTGACACGTCTTTGCTATGTGTCCAGCAGTGACCAAGGGGACACCTGGAGCTCTGTTACAGACCTTACCAGGATTCTCATAGGGGACACCATTAAAG AGTGGGCCACTTTTGCTGTGGGTCCAGGTCACGGAACCCAATTAAAATCTGGAAGGCTAATAATCCCTGCTTATGCCTACCATATTGACTGCAGAAATTGCTTTGGCAGGAAGTGCAAGACTTCATCACactcattttgtttttatagtgaCACGCATGGAAAAGCATGGCATTTTGGAGAAGCATTGTCCACTCCAGAGAGTGTGGAGTGTCAAATGGTGTCAGTAGATGAGGAAAATGGAGTCAACTTTTTGTACTGCAATGCACGGAGTGTGTCAGGTTGCCGTGTGCAAGCTGTCAGCTTTGATAATGGGGCTGTTTTTCACAATGGTCAGCTGGTATATAAACTAGTGGAGCCAAAGAATGGGTGCCATGGCAGTGTAATTGGATTTCCAGCACCAATCTATGAGCTTGGGAAATCCCAACACTTTCTGAGACAGTTGAGGTCCATCTACACCCCACTTGGAGTCAGCATATCACCATCAAACTTCCTTCCACCAACATGGGTGGTATATACTCACCCCACATGCTCAAAAGCTCGTCGTGACCTCGGTGTTTACCTCAGTCTTCTGCCTCGAGATCCAGATAGCTGGTCAGGACCTTGGATCATATATGCAGGCCCTAGTGCATATTCAGACTTGGCCTATGTTGATACGTTTACTGATGCCCCAGCAGTCCCTGTCTTTGCCTGCCTTTTTGAGAACGGCAAAAAGACAGCTTATGATGAGATTTCCTTCTGCATCTTCACAATGTATGAGCTAATTGACCACCTTCCCCACATCAACCAAAACAAAAGGGGGCCCAGAAAGATGAAAGGATTATCGGAGTGCTGCTTTGTCTGCTGA
- the neu4 gene encoding sialidase-4 isoform X2, which translates to MGSQYFPARSVLFQKKSSGVTYRVPALIYIPQSSCFLAFCEERLTPADAQAHLLVMRKGTFYKNYVEWKDMEVLSTARLEGYRSMNPCPVYDEFTGTVFLFFIAVLGHTSESYQLITGKNVTRLCYVSSSDQGDTWSSVTDLTRILIGDTIKEWATFAVGPGHGTQLKSGRLIIPAYAYHIDCRNCFGRKCKTSSHSFCFYSDTHGKAWHFGEALSTPESVECQMVSVDEENGVNFLYCNARSVSGCRVQAVSFDNGAVFHNGQLVYKLVEPKNGCHGSVIGFPAPIYELGKSQHFLRQLRSIYTPLGVSISPSNFLPPTWVVYTHPTCSKARRDLGVYLSLLPRDPDSWSGPWIIYAGPSAYSDLAYVDTFTDAPAVPVFACLFENGKKTAYDEISFCIFTMYELIDHLPHINQNKRGPRKMKGLSECCFVC; encoded by the exons ATGGGGTCTCAATACTTTCCAGCACGATCAGTGCTTTTCCAAAAGAAGTCGAGTGGAGTTACGTACCGTGTGCCTGCTTTGATCTACATACCTCAGTCCAGCTGTTTCTTGGCCTTCTGTGAGGAAAGACTGACTCCGGCAGATGCTCAAGCACATCTGCTGGTCATGCGCAAAGGCACTTTTTATAAAAACTATGTGGAA TGGAAGGACATGGAGGTGTTGAGTACAGCTCGACTGGAGGGCTACCGCTCAATGAACCCTTGCCCTGTTTATGATGAGTTTACTGGCACAGTCTTCTTGTTTTTCATTGCTGTTCTGGGTCACACCTCAGAGTCTTACCAGTTAATTACTGGAAAGAATGTGACACGTCTTTGCTATGTGTCCAGCAGTGACCAAGGGGACACCTGGAGCTCTGTTACAGACCTTACCAGGATTCTCATAGGGGACACCATTAAAG AGTGGGCCACTTTTGCTGTGGGTCCAGGTCACGGAACCCAATTAAAATCTGGAAGGCTAATAATCCCTGCTTATGCCTACCATATTGACTGCAGAAATTGCTTTGGCAGGAAGTGCAAGACTTCATCACactcattttgtttttatagtgaCACGCATGGAAAAGCATGGCATTTTGGAGAAGCATTGTCCACTCCAGAGAGTGTGGAGTGTCAAATGGTGTCAGTAGATGAGGAAAATGGAGTCAACTTTTTGTACTGCAATGCACGGAGTGTGTCAGGTTGCCGTGTGCAAGCTGTCAGCTTTGATAATGGGGCTGTTTTTCACAATGGTCAGCTGGTATATAAACTAGTGGAGCCAAAGAATGGGTGCCATGGCAGTGTAATTGGATTTCCAGCACCAATCTATGAGCTTGGGAAATCCCAACACTTTCTGAGACAGTTGAGGTCCATCTACACCCCACTTGGAGTCAGCATATCACCATCAAACTTCCTTCCACCAACATGGGTGGTATATACTCACCCCACATGCTCAAAAGCTCGTCGTGACCTCGGTGTTTACCTCAGTCTTCTGCCTCGAGATCCAGATAGCTGGTCAGGACCTTGGATCATATATGCAGGCCCTAGTGCATATTCAGACTTGGCCTATGTTGATACGTTTACTGATGCCCCAGCAGTCCCTGTCTTTGCCTGCCTTTTTGAGAACGGCAAAAAGACAGCTTATGATGAGATTTCCTTCTGCATCTTCACAATGTATGAGCTAATTGACCACCTTCCCCACATCAACCAAAACAAAAGGGGGCCCAGAAAGATGAAAGGATTATCGGAGTGCTGCTTTGTCTGCTGA